TGCTCTTTCCCACCGTTATCCCGGAGGGAAATCTGAGAAAGGAATCTCAACATGTAGAAGGATTCACACCTGAAGTATTCTGGATAGAAGAGTATGGCGATGGAAAGAAGCTGGAAGAGAGGTTGGCACTAAGACCAACCAGTGAAACAGCTATCTATCCCATGTACTCGTTGTGGATTCGTAGCTGGCGAGACCTTCCGATGAAGCACTATCAACGGTGTTCCGTTTTCCGGTCCGAGGTCAAGAGTACTCGACCATTCCTTCGAGGGCGCGAATTTCTATGGATTGAAAGCCATAATGTATTCAGGACGCATGAAGAAGCGAAAGCGCAAGTGCAAGAGGATTTGGAGACAACAAAAGAAGTTGTAACAGATATTTTCGGAATTCCGGTAATGGTATTCAAGCGAACTCAATGGGATAAATTCCCGGGTGGAGTGAACACCTATGCTGCTGACGCACTGATGCCGGATGGCAAAGTAATCCAGTTGCCTTCAACGCACGATCTCGGAGATAATTTCGCGAAGCCCTTCGAGATAGAATACCTTGATGAGAGCAACGAATATGTCCACGCGTATCAGACATGTTATGGTCCCGCCATTTCACGAATATACGGAGCAATGATTTCGATTCATGGAGATAATCAGGGCCTTCGGTTACCCTTCAAGGTAGCACCATATCAAGTTGTGATCATTCCGATATTCAGAGGGGACAAACAGGAAATAGTCATTGAGCGTTGCAAGGAGATAGAAAAAGAGCTGAAAGAAAACGGGCTACGGGTTCATCTTGATGATACTGATTCGACGCCAGGTTGGAAATACAATTACTGGGAGATGAAAGGGGTTCCCATTCGTGTTCATATAGGTCCTCGCGAAGTAAAGAATGAAACCGCAGTGTTATTCAGACGAGACCTTATGGAGCGGGAAACTGTTGATGCAAATGAGCTAGTCGAGGGTATCAAGAACCTAGGTGAAAACATAGATGCAACTCTG
Above is a window of Candidatus Thorarchaeota archaeon DNA encoding:
- the proS gene encoding proline--tRNA ligase; its protein translation is MNSDNDSNKAIFDVDHQESFPDWFGEICKVAKLADIRYGVKGFTPFQPWSVMSMNLMFDFYEEALQEKGHTPMLFPTVIPEGNLRKESQHVEGFTPEVFWIEEYGDGKKLEERLALRPTSETAIYPMYSLWIRSWRDLPMKHYQRCSVFRSEVKSTRPFLRGREFLWIESHNVFRTHEEAKAQVQEDLETTKEVVTDIFGIPVMVFKRTQWDKFPGGVNTYAADALMPDGKVIQLPSTHDLGDNFAKPFEIEYLDESNEYVHAYQTCYGPAISRIYGAMISIHGDNQGLRLPFKVAPYQVVIIPIFRGDKQEIVIERCKEIEKELKENGLRVHLDDTDSTPGWKYNYWEMKGVPIRVHIGPREVKNETAVLFRRDLMERETVDANELVEGIKNLGENIDATLLEQAQSELKDLIVDADNMNAIDDALEKGKIARIPFCSTDMDGEQCGEEIKDQTGGEIRGTRIDVEEEAGGICVACGKPAKAIVYVARSY